GATCAAACGCGGCGGCCGGTTCTTCTACGCGGTGGCCGAGGCCTCGGTGCCGATCGTCACCGTCATCGTGCGCAAGGCCTACGGCGGCGGGTACGCGGTGATGGGCTGCAAACAGCTCGGCGCCGACGTCAACCTGGCCTGGCCGACCGCCCGCATCGCCGTGATGGGTGGCGAGTCGGCGGTCGGGCTCATCGGACGGCAGGCGCTCGCCGCGGCGAGCGACGAGGACCGCCCACGGGTGCGCGAGGAGCTGATCACCTTCTACAACGACACCGTCGCGACCCCGTGGGTCGCCGCCGAGCGGGGCTACATCGATGCGGTGATCCAGCCCTCGGACACCCGACTCGAGATCCGCAAGGCGCTACGGCTGCTGCGGGACAAGACGACATCGGACACCCCGCGTCGCCACCGCGTCATCCCGCTCTGATCGGCGACGAAGGTCGCGGCAGACGTCAGAAGGTGACGGTCGGCGGTGCCTGCTGCCCCTCGGGCGCCTTGTAGAACTCGCGGGTCGACACCTTCGCGAAGCCGGAGAAGAACATCCACGGGATGGTCTGCACCAGGGTGTTGAGGGTGGTGACGGCGTCGTTGTAGTACTGGCGGGCGAACGAGATCTGGTTCTCGGTGTCGGTCAGCTGCCGCTGCAGGTCGAGGAACTGCGTGTCGGCCTTGAGGTCGGGGTACGCCTCCGCCACCGCCATCACGTTGACCAGGGCGTCACTCAACTGGGCGTCGGCGGCGGCCTTCTCCGGGACCGCGTCGCCCTCGGCGGCCTTCGCCACGCGTGAGCGCGCAGCGGTGACGGCCTCGAACACCCCGGATTCGTGTGCGGCGTAGCCCTTCACGGTGTTCACCAGGTTGGGGATCAGGTCGGCCCGTCGGGTCAGCTGGACGTCGATGCCGCCGAGTGCTTCCTGCGCGCCGATGTCGGCCTTGCGCAGCTTGTTGAAGCCGACGACGCCGAAGCCCACGAGGGCGACGATGACCACCACGATCACGATCAATGCGATCAGCATGCGGTATTCCCTTTCACGACACATCCATCGGTTTGCCTTGTCACCACGAGCCGCCTCCTCCGCCGCCCCCGCCGCCACCGCCGGAGAAGCCACCCCCACCGCCGGACGACGAGGAGGTCGTCTGGGTGGCCTGATACGCCGAGATCGCCGACGACACCGAGGAGTTGAAGTCCGCGGAGAAGTTGCTCATCGACGCCAGGCCGTAGCCGGCAGCGTAGCCGTGGCCGGCCCCGAAATACGACGGGGTCGGCGGATCCTCGCCCACCTCGATCCGGTACTTCGTCGCCCACACCTCGGCGACCCCGAACGCGACAGCCCACGGGATGTACTGCGTGTAGAGCTCTTTGCGGCCACTGAAGTCGAATCGCGCCTCACTCGAGGCGGTCCCGAGCACACGTCGGAACCCGCCGATGTGCGACCACGCCTCGCGTCCCTTCTTGGTGCGGAACGTCTTCGCCTCGGGCGCCGCCAGCGGCAACGCGAACACCGCGAAGATCGCCAACGGCAGTCCGATCAGCGACATGTGGAACGGACTGAAGAAGAACAGGTAGCCCGCGCCGAGTGCGGCGCCGATGACGAGCAGGGCGCCGATCGACCCGATTCCCTTGACCTGCATCAGTCCGGTCGCCTGCGACCACGACGTGACCGACGAGTCGAAGCGGGCCCGCGCGGCCTTGAGGGCCTTGCCACCGTCGACGTCGCCCGGCTGGGCGGAGAAGCTCTGTCCCGGTGCGACTCCGAGCGTGGTCGCGGTCTGCGCGGTCACCGCGTCGAGGCGACCGAAGTCGCCGTCCTTGCCGGTGATGGTCCATGCGCCGTCGACGTTGTCGATGTCGGCGACGCCCTTCTCACCGAGTTCCAGCATCGTCGCGGCGTACATGTCGTCGCTGATCTTCTCGGTGAGCACGTAGGCACCCTGCGCCGGGCCCATGCCCTCGGGCGGGCCGTACATCAGTGGATACGCGGGCGGCGGCTCTCGGACACTGCGTGCCAGAAGCCAACTCACCACGCCCGCGACCACGGCGAGGAGCGCGAAGACGATGGCCAGGGGTACCGACCGGCCGAACACGGGGTCGAACGGGATCGACCACGGGAGCGACTTCTGTCCGGGCGCCGCGGTGCTCAATGCGGTCTGCACCGTGACCGGGGTGTTGGGTTCGAGCGATCCGGTGGTGACGGTCAGGGTGTTGCCCGCCGCGCTCGCCTGACAGCCGGCGTCCGACCCGGCCCCGACCGCGCACCGGGTGTCCTGCGGCGGTGTCGGCGTGGTCGCGCGCAGGGTGGCCTTCGTGATCGGCATCCGCCATCCGCCGGGGATGAGGTTCCAGTAGAACTGCGAGCCGCGCGCCCCGTTGATGGGGTCCGACAGCACTCCGTCGACCTCATAGGTGATGACGTAGCGGTGGTTCCCGCTGATCGAGACGTCTGCCTTGCCGATCTTGGCGACCACGTAACGACCACCGCGCTCGGTGCTCAACGAGACACCGTCCGACGATCCGTCCCGGGTCACGCGGATGTTCTTGGGCACGTAGCGGATGTGGGAGTCCGCCGGGTCGGCGATGTCGAAGAACCGGAAGATCCCGTGTTTGGACAGCGGGAAGTCGACGTCCAGGGTCTCGGTGGCCGTCATGGTGCCGTTGTCGTCGACCTCGAAGTCGGCGGTGTAGTCGGTGATGACGGCGGTCTCGGCGGCGGCATCGGACTCGCTGTCGTCGAAGCTGCCGAACAATGCGGGCAGCAGCATCGCCCCGATGACGACCAGGACCGCGAACACGCTGACGACCGCACGCCTCATGGCGCGGAGCCTACTGTGCGCATGCCCGATTCGCCTATGTCCGATCGGCCCCGGGGCATCAGCCCAGGCGCGCGAGGTCTGCGGAGATGGCGTCGGCTGCGGCGAGAAGTGCCGGCAGCAGGTCGCGGCGCATCTCCTCCGGAGTGTGGCGGGTCGCGGTCGTCGACAGATTGACCGCCGCGGTGACCCTGCCGGTGCGGTCGCGGATCGGCGCGGCGATCGACCGGAGGCCGTCCTCGAGTTCCTGGTCGACCAGGCTGTGTCCCTGGTCGCGGACCCGGTTCACCTCCGCGCGAAGGGCATCGACGTCATCGAGGGTGCGAGAGGTCAGCGGCTGGGCTCCATGGGCCAGCTGCTCGTCGAGTGCGTCGGCGCCGAGCCCAGCGAGCAGCACCCGGCCCATCGACGTCGCGTGGGCGGGGAATCGGGTGCCGATGGTGATCGACACCGTCATGATCCGGCTGACCGGCACGCGTGCGACGTAGACGATGTCGTGCCCGTCGAGGACCGACACCGAGCTCGACTCGCCGACCGTGGCCGAGAGGTGCTCCAGGTGCGGGCCGGCGACTTCGGGCAGCGACAGACTCGACAGGTAGCTGTAGCCGAGATCGAGGACGCGGGGGGTGAGCCAGAAGCGCGATCCGTCGCCGGCGACGTAGCCGAGGTGCTCGAGGGTCAGCAGGAATCGTCGGGCGGTCGCGCGCGTGAGGTCGGTGGCTTTCGCCACCTCGGACAGCGTGCGACGGGGGTGGGTGGCGTCGAACGCGCGGATCACCGACAGTCCGCGCGCGAGCGACTGCACGTGATCGCCCGATGTCTCCGGGGTCGTCATGGGCGGTTCCTCTCCCGCCGCGATGAAGACGGCGCGAGGCCCATGTTCGCATTACGAACACTGGTTCACAATACGAACACTGTCGGATACAGTGCTCGGCATGGACAAGGTGGTGCGCACAGCGGCCGACGCGGTGGCCGACATCCCCGACGGCGCCAGCATCGCCGTCGGCGGGTTCGGCCTGGTCGGGGTGCCCGAGATACTGATCGACGCGCTGCGGGATCAGGGCGCCGGCGAGCTGGAGACCATCAGCAACAACTGCGGCACCGACGGGTTCGGGCTCGGGGTGTTGCTCGCCGAGCACCGGATCCGGCGCACGATCAGCTCCTACGTCGGCTCCAACAAGGAATTCGCCCGGCAGTATTTGCAGGGCGAGCTCGAGGTGGAGTTGACGCCGCAGGGCACCCTCGCCGAGCGGATGCGGGCGGGCGGCGCCGGGATCCCCGCCTTCTTCACCCCCGCGGGTGTCGGAACCCAGGTCGCCGACGGCGGACTCCCGCTGCGCTACGACGGGGCCGGCGGTGTCCTGGTGGCCAGCGAGCCCAAGGAGACCCGGGAGTTCGACGGCGTCACCTACGTGATGGAGCGTGGCATCGTCGCCGATTACGCGTTTGTGCACGCCTGGAAGGGCGACCGGCACGGCAACCTCGTCTATCGCCGGAGCGCCCGGAACTTCAACCCCAACGCCGCGGCCGCCGGCAGGATCACCATCGCCCAGGTCGAGCATCTCGTCGAACCGGGCGAGCTCGACCCGGAGAACATCCACACGCCGGGCATCCAGGTGCAGCGTGTCGTCGAGGTCGGGCCGGTCGAGGTCGGGATCGAGAAGCGCACGGTGCGGACGGAGAACTGAGATGGCCTGGACACGTGATGAAATGGCGGCCCGCGTCG
This window of the Williamsia phyllosphaerae genome carries:
- a CDS encoding LemA family protein, translating into MLIALIVIVVVIVALVGFGVVGFNKLRKADIGAQEALGGIDVQLTRRADLIPNLVNTVKGYAAHESGVFEAVTAARSRVAKAAEGDAVPEKAAADAQLSDALVNVMAVAEAYPDLKADTQFLDLQRQLTDTENQISFARQYYNDAVTTLNTLVQTIPWMFFSGFAKVSTREFYKAPEGQQAPPTVTF
- a CDS encoding DUF2207 domain-containing protein, whose amino-acid sequence is MRRAVVSVFAVLVVIGAMLLPALFGSFDDSESDAAAETAVITDYTADFEVDDNGTMTATETLDVDFPLSKHGIFRFFDIADPADSHIRYVPKNIRVTRDGSSDGVSLSTERGGRYVVAKIGKADVSISGNHRYVITYEVDGVLSDPINGARGSQFYWNLIPGGWRMPITKATLRATTPTPPQDTRCAVGAGSDAGCQASAAGNTLTVTTGSLEPNTPVTVQTALSTAAPGQKSLPWSIPFDPVFGRSVPLAIVFALLAVVAGVVSWLLARSVREPPPAYPLMYGPPEGMGPAQGAYVLTEKISDDMYAATMLELGEKGVADIDNVDGAWTITGKDGDFGRLDAVTAQTATTLGVAPGQSFSAQPGDVDGGKALKAARARFDSSVTSWSQATGLMQVKGIGSIGALLVIGAALGAGYLFFFSPFHMSLIGLPLAIFAVFALPLAAPEAKTFRTKKGREAWSHIGGFRRVLGTASSEARFDFSGRKELYTQYIPWAVAFGVAEVWATKYRIEVGEDPPTPSYFGAGHGYAAGYGLASMSNFSADFNSSVSSAISAYQATQTTSSSSGGGGGFSGGGGGGGGGGGSW
- a CDS encoding IclR family transcriptional regulator domain-containing protein; translation: MTTPETSGDHVQSLARGLSVIRAFDATHPRRTLSEVAKATDLTRATARRFLLTLEHLGYVAGDGSRFWLTPRVLDLGYSYLSSLSLPEVAGPHLEHLSATVGESSSVSVLDGHDIVYVARVPVSRIMTVSITIGTRFPAHATSMGRVLLAGLGADALDEQLAHGAQPLTSRTLDDVDALRAEVNRVRDQGHSLVDQELEDGLRSIAAPIRDRTGRVTAAVNLSTTATRHTPEEMRRDLLPALLAAADAISADLARLG
- a CDS encoding CoA transferase subunit A, with translation MDKVVRTAADAVADIPDGASIAVGGFGLVGVPEILIDALRDQGAGELETISNNCGTDGFGLGVLLAEHRIRRTISSYVGSNKEFARQYLQGELEVELTPQGTLAERMRAGGAGIPAFFTPAGVGTQVADGGLPLRYDGAGGVLVASEPKETREFDGVTYVMERGIVADYAFVHAWKGDRHGNLVYRRSARNFNPNAAAAGRITIAQVEHLVEPGELDPENIHTPGIQVQRVVEVGPVEVGIEKRTVRTEN